The sequence CAGGCATCATGAATGCCTCGGCTCATTTTGAATTCGAATACGAAATCCAAACCGTTGGGAGTCAGCGTGTCTGTGTATGCCAATGCACCCACAAAGAACAAGGACTTGAAGGCAGATCGATGGCAAAGAGGCAGCGGTTTAGTAATTCTGATgataatctttcaaaaaaataattctgATGATAAAGCTGAGCTTAAGCCACTTTTATCTAGTAGCTTTGCTGAACCTAAACACGAACCACCACATGTAGCTGATACTGTGAGAAGTTTCCTGGCAAGCTTCTTGTCTTGTGCTGGAGCTGAACGCTGCGCTATTGTACTAGATTTTgggtgaattttttttgggaactagcGATCTCCGTAAAGCGTGGTGTTCTTGGGGAGAGGGCTGAGGGCAGTACTAGATCAGATTGCTAGCCTGAATAAAATTTTCAGGCTTTTGATGGCTCCCGATGTGCTGGCCACTCCTTTTCCTGTCACGTGTGCACATGGTCCCTTACCTCAGCTAGCTTTTGCCTTTTGGGGAGCGATGTACCCTAAACCCAAGCCTGTAGGCCATACCTCCATCCTCCGCCTACAAAAGAGTATTTTTAGCCCTCCTGAATCAAAAACTTATCCGCATTTGGAGCTTTGCAAGAACAAGATTGCTTGCAGAGACGAGGCTGGAATGGTAATTTGCGCAGCCTGAACGATAGACATGACACTGTTCATCTTTTCTGATACTAGTAGTATCAGACATCGTTTGCTATCCGCACAAGGGCAGCAGAAGAGCTACTACAAAACTGTACAAACTTGCTCTGCTGCTGTGGTGGTTTGCAGCGGCACGGTTTGGGTTGTGCAACGCTATTCCGTTCTATTCCATTTGGTCTTTGCTGCCGCTGGCCTGCGAGAGGGACCCAAAAGGTCACAGGGCATCCAAGGCGCCGTGCTGCACGCTTCCGTGGTCAAGGTTCATGAGATGACGGGCAATGGCTCGTCTTTTGCTGCAGAGCAGGGGATCattcaggccctgtttggtttaggtTAGCGcaagtagtacaaaaattttgaccaataattaagggtactaaataaaggtaatttataaaactaactccacagccgtgttctacttcgcgagacgaacctaatgaggtctttgaccgcacgattcgaggatggttactgtagcataactgtagccaatcattaattaattactatcattagattcgtcgtgaaaaattacactcatccgtgaaaaggttttgcaaataaacttcgtttaatactccatacattgaagattcttttctcgggaaatgtgtgctagtagtactacacatgaaccaaacagggcctcacAGCTCGTTTGCACCCATCGCACTAGAGGGCTGGGCTGGCTGCCTGCCCGGTGTGCCTGTGTGGTCCTCCATGTCAAAGGCTCAAAGCCTGATGAGAGATTCAGCCGGTACAGTACCGTACCGTAGTGGGGTTAGAGAAACAGCGTTGAAACAGTGATTCCATCACATACCTCGTGCGCATACAACAGTGTTTGAGGCAACCACAAGCATGAAATGTTTTACAAGCGAGATCAACACATCTGTGCTGAGTTCTCTGACTGTGCAAGAAAAAACATTGTACAAGATCAGTCTTATTGCTGGCGTGCTGGAAACAGAGTAACTTATTCGAATACAGAACATGATTGGGCCACATTCTGATACAGCCGCTTATTCTGATCGGTCATCGACGCACAAGTGAAGCGCAGGCAGAGAGGAGGAAAACAGGCTCTGCCTTGATACACTGGAGGACTTGCCCTAAACTGAAACTGTTAGCTATGTGTACTGCTACTACTGCCAGTCTTCGATACCACCTGATGGCAGAACTCCGCCTCCCATGAGCTTCACTGGGAGTTTTGGCTTGAGTTCACGGCTCTTGCTCTCAGGCAACTGCACTCTGCTGGTCAACCATCTGTGTCCACTCAGATGGCCACCAGTCCGGTTTGATCGCCTGAACCCTAACGTCCTTGTTATCGCTGATGCGAAGGGATGATCCTTGTTTCAGTGCCTCTTCAAGTCTCAACAGGCCCATTCCTCGGGAGCCCAGGGCAGTGTTTACTGTACCGATTTTCTTGCCTGAAGCTTCATTCACAACTTCTGAACCTGGAGCCACAGCCTGGTCCAGTTCTGATAACACAGGTTGCAGAATTAGCATCTGGCAACAGAATGGCAATGTGCAGTGTTATTTTGACCACAAAAGTTCATTATACCTTGCCCCTTCTCGTCAACAAATTTCATTGGCATGAGACGTTTCCGAATGACACCACGATGGTGTGTCCGCGCAATAAGCTCCTGCCCAATGTAGCACCCCTTCTCAAAAGAAATAGCATTCAAGCCAGCAAGGTTGTACTCCAGTGGGATTGCTTCACCTGAATAACAAGAAGACAGCTTCATGGAAAAGCAAGGAACAAACTAAGCTACATTGTATTTGATGAGGTAAAATATGTTTTCCAATAGTTGGGAAATTTCAAAATTGATGTTAACCCTGGTTTTGTTCTAGTATATACAGGGAGTGTGGAAACCTTTCAAATAACTTATTTCCATGCTCCACATGGAAACAGGGAAAGCTGGAAGGTACTCTAAACCTCTAAGGTTTGTAGACCGAGATAAACCACAAATACAACACCATCTAGCCAGTTAATCTTTTATCAACTCCAATCAAGTTGTTTTAGTGAATACACATCATGAATGGTACCATAGGGAGCAACAGGGACTGCAGCCTTTTGTATTAATTAGACACGACCTCTTTTACTGTCAACATTTCATTGCATAATGCAGTTACAGTTTAGAAACAAATTAATCGAGCTCTATTGATAAGTGAGCTTGGAGCAGCTTCTAGTCAAAATACTAACTAGAGATAAGAGACAGAAACTGTTCTGTTCGGTGATGTGTGACTGAGAAAACAGATACGGTAACTTTGTAAAAACATGAGATGAACAAATCCTATGCAGGAACTGAATCTTTTCCAGGAGTTTGCTGAAATTCTAGGGAAGAGGTAAAATTGAATACCTATTGACGTCCAATTATCAAATAGCAACTATGATAGCACTTCATAGTTATAACTCATGACCAATCTCCAGGGAAAAGAATCTTTACCTTTTGGAATCTCAGTTGAACCTTCTGCAATTCCATTTTCTATCCGCCAAAGCTGATAATGTCGCTCATCCGCTTCTTTGTCAGACTCAACTAGTGGTGCTGTCAATACAAAAACAGGTCAAGTGTTCAAATGGATCATTATTCATGTCAGATATTGAACACTACATAGAAGCTTTAGGAAATACCAAGAAAAAAAGTTACTCACGTATTGTGTCAGCTGGAAAAATTCCTCTGTAGCCAAGGTAATCCAACCGAGGATCTTTGAGCCACTGCCAACCATGTCCATTCCCTTGTGCAGCTGACTCACCAGCATGGTCAACACCTTGTCCCCATCCAATAGATTGAGCCTCAGGTTCTTGAGTAGATGGTTCAGTATGCACCAAATTGCGTCCAAATCTTTGCCAACATGCAAAATTCTCACTTACATTATCTATTTCGACTTTGGATCTTAACCGATACCTGAAAACAGGAAAAGGTTGACATGTCACAAGACATGAAATGCATCGAAAGGTCATTTAGGGATATAAGAGGGATGGTTCTCCAATGCCGTGTAAAGCTGTAAATAAATGTTATGGATTTTTCAACAAGGGTGCAAATTTCTATGCTCTCAAACTACAGCTTAAGGTAGTAACATGACAGAGTTCAAGAGAAGCTGCACAGGCAAGAGCTGATTTACACTCTGATTCTTACTTGACACAAAAACTAAGGTCAGCTTGATGATCCACACTCCTAGTACAGTGAGCTTATTAATCATCTTCAAGAATTTTGGCACTAAAAGTTTTGCTACACACTCGGACTCAAACTACAGTACTATTATGCCAAATAAAGTATCCATAAAAAACCTGTGCACAATTTGATTTCAATGTGAACCAAATTATCTAAGAAACCACCAAAGAATAAATAAGCTTTGGCTAAAGTAACTTCCTTTTCAAAGAGATCTGCCACGCGAGCTTATCAGTTcgtctttctttttctaaatgatCTTACTCTCGAGCTGCTGTTTGACATGAGTATACTCACAAAAGAGCACACCTCTAGAACACACTATTCTAACAAACTGAAAACTTGCATTAGCTTTGCCAAAGTTGTAGCGCAATGTGGATACAGTTTGCAACTAGTGCTAACATAATAATCTATGACAACCATAATTATTCCCAGGGAAGCTGCTTTGTTCAAGACTAAAAGAGCATTGTGTGACTACAGTTCCTTACTGAACAAGAGCTAGGTCCAACACAAATTGAGCAGTATTGATCCACAGAGTTCTATAGTACAAGTACGGGGCACAAACAGGCAACACAACATTCAGCCTAAAGCCTGAAATGTGCGATCTAGTCACAGAAGTAGGGGAGCATGctaaggggccgtttagttcccaaaattttttgtctcgcctttgaacacatgcatgaagcattaaatatagttaaacaacaaaactaattacacagtttggatgtacacgataagacgaattttttgagcctaattagtgcgtgattagccataagtgctacagtaaccacatttgctaatgatgcggtcaaaggcctcaaaagattcgtctcgtggtttccaagcgagttctgaaattagttttttaattagtgcccgAAAAATCTTCCAAACATTTGATCAAACAATCAATATGACCTTTGAATCAAAAattttcactaactaaacaccccctaactAGCACTGATTTGGCACTAAATTCCAACTCTGTCTACAATGCTGGTAATGTACTGAAAGTTCTAGCTGTAATACATCAATTCGTTTTCAACTGGAAGTTGCAACGCTCAACCAGACTCCCAAGAGAGCAACTAAAGTATCCTGCAAACGCCTAATAATCGCTAAGCCTACTGTTTTGTGAAAAGGAACTCCATTTTGCGCTGATTAGCCccaaaattctaaaattaatGCACTACTGCTTACTGTTTGGTCGCGGTTCAATGGCAAGATTCTCCCAACAGATTTATGCAGGTCTCCGACTGAAATACTATTATACCATGAACTGAACATTGACGCATCAAGTGAGGCAACCAATCACCTCTTAAAGCAAGCGACGAGCTCGTCGACCTCCGCGGCGTCGACATCGGCGAGCACCTCCGCgggctccccctcctcctccgcgggtTTCTCCCCGGTCTCCGGCGCGGACCCGGTGCGGTCGAGCATCTGCGACCGCGGCGGGGGCCGGTAGAGGAAGAGGTCGTAGAGGAACCTGCCCTGCGGCGTGAGCAGCGCGGCGTAGGCGGGGCCCGCGGGCCCCGCGCGGGGGGCGTTGGGCGTGGGCGCGTACCGCTGCGGCGACGAGGCGCCCCCCGCGGCGAAGGCGGAGAGGAGGTCGTTGGTGAGCAGCGAGTGGAGGAAGCGCGCCGCCTCGGGCCCCGCGAAGCGGACCACGGCGCGGGAAGCCAGGCGGCACGCCAGCACCCCCGGGTCGGGCGGCGGGCCCGTGTggagcgcgcggccgccgcgcgggcggaggcggaggaggcccgcggcggcgaggcggcgcgcgagcggcggcatGGTTGGGAGCTGGACGCTTGGCTTGGGTTTTGGATGGCTTGTGGTGGAAATCGAGGGGTTTTGCGGGGTggggcgcggcgggggaggtGACGGTGGCGGTTGGCAAGCGGCGGGCGGCACGGGGGGAGcggagagaggaagaggtgggAGGGGTACGCGTGGGGAGAGACGTGGCGGGTGGCAGGGGTCCGCGTGGCCGTGTAGGTGGGTAGAGGGAAAGGCGAAGGCCTCGTGGAGTCGTGGTGTCGACGGCGAGATCACGGCCGGCGAGGGTAACTAAACAAAAGCTTGGAACTTGGCGGCCGGTGCCGTGTGGCGGCCAAGCggcgcgagggcgaggcggaatgctggcggcgggggagaggtcagcggtggtggcggtgcgcTGTTCACGAACGATCCGAGACGGGGACACGTTTGGTATCTGGCGTGGGCATAAACCCCATAAGCAATTCAGCGTTTCCGGCTTCGAGGGCACACCCGCACATCCGCGGCTCGAtcagccggcgcggcggcggcggcgacggtgcggGCTGCGTCGATCAGCCGGCAACCGTCGTCTTGTTATCTGCCAATCAGCCAATGCCACGGCCGAGCACGCTCTGGCGGAGACTGCGCCGTTGCGTTCTTCTCTGCTGAAGCAGAATTCTAGCCGTCCGTTCGGCCGTTTCCACATGATCCTCCCAGAAACTACTCTTCGACGACAGACGCTCCCGCTGTCTTTTAACAGTGGCAAAAGCAGACTTCCAAAGTTCCCGTTTTCTGGACACAGCAGCAAGCATTTAGCTTCACAACAGAATAGAGCAAACACTGAAACATATGATCAGGTTTGCAGTATAAATGACGCTTTTACAGCAAGGCTCGACGAGCCAAAATGTTTCACGGACCACAGAAGGCACTACACAACTACAGAAACTCCACTGCAGGGGTTTCAACGTATCGGTACATTCAGACAACAGCACGTCAGGCACTGGAAGAACTTGGACCTGAACCTCGCAGCTTTCCACAAACCACCTGTGTTTATTTATCTACTTGTACAAGATAACTCTCTTCAGCAGATTGGGATGACCCGTGATTTCGGCTTCCCATTGCGCCTCGGATCACGGCCTTGCTCTGTTTCGGGAAGCGCCCAGCCCCACGCAGATCGCCGGTCACGTCCACTGGAGCTACGGTTACCTGCGGTGCACAACCAGTGCGGAACTGAAGATTAGAGGCCAGACTATAAAATGAGATCTCGATGGATCAACATGATTTGCAAAGAACTATCTTGACAAACCATGCATATAGAAAATCTTAACACATTCAGAATTACAATAGAAAACTCCCAACATAATTTCTGGCTTTAGAGCTTATAAACATAAATTTCAGTTAACAAGGTATGCTGCAATTTTGTTTGCCAAGCAGACCAGCAACTAGAAAATCAAACACGAAGAAAGCAAGACTCCAAGGAAGACTCAGAACATGATCATGTGTAAACCATAGACAACCTGATTGTTATCAGGCATGTACGCATTCTGTTATATTATTCTGGGTTCCATATCAGTCATTCGTTGTCATGGAAGCATGAACACAGTATTCTCTAATTCATTCAAGGCTTACTCTCCAATTATCATATTTTGTTCTCCAAGTGTTATCCAGTAAAAATAAGAACACCTTGGGTGCAgacaggggcggagctagagaGCAGCAGAGGGGGGTGCGGCACTTCATAGCATATGTATGATATTCAAGCAAACATGGTAAAAAAATGAAAGTGATAAGGGATTGTAATTTTTTGCTGGGTGCGGCCGCACCCACAGGCCATAACgtggctccgcccctgggtGCAGACATTCATAGAACCCACAACCCAGCATGAAAAAAGAAATGCAAGAGCAGTAACATCCACACAATGTCCACCCACTCCAGTAGTTGATGCTCAAGCAATAATAAGTTAAGTTTTGCAGGGCTGGAGGACGATCTCCATGGATTATGCTAGCTTTACGCCTTTACTAAATGAGCAACAAAACTGGTTTGGCTTTGCAGATTTGTACTGCCTCAGATTTCAGCATCTACTTGGGTCATGAGCGCAATCTGTTATAATTTTCATTTGGGGTATTTAACCATTTACTAAGGTTTCCTCTTGGTATGAGTAAAGACACAGACAAAATACAAGTGCATGATGGGCGACAACCTATCTTACACAGAAATGAATTTTCTTCCACGAGAAATTATGCCAAGCAAAGAAATTATCTATATCTCTAGAAATGACATCCTTGGTACACTAAGTCAATAAAAGAGATGGCATTTGCATAAGTTCTTACAAATATAAAACACAGCTTACCAGAATTATCACTATTTGGTGCACCAGCATTTTGGTTCCAGCTAGGCAAGTGATGTCCAGCATTCCCCTTCCACGACTCCTCAAATCCAGCAAGTTCATCTATAAATTACTTTTGAGTTAACAAATGATCAAAATTACATTCTGGGCACAGCAAGGAAAGCTAGACATATCAAACAAACCTTCATTCAGATTATGCAGTATCTGTGCAGTGTCAACCTTCCCATCTGACTTCAGTTTCCTTGTCAGGGAGTGGCCCTAAAAAGAACAAGGAACAATTAGTTATACATACCCAGATCCAAGTCCTCTTTCTTTTTGCCTGTTTGGATCCATTAACAATTGGTTATTCAAGTCTGTACTAGGTACACAATCATGTGTGCATCAGGCTACTCAA comes from Panicum virgatum strain AP13 chromosome 4K, P.virgatum_v5, whole genome shotgun sequence and encodes:
- the LOC120704888 gene encoding putative transferase At4g12130, mitochondrial, with amino-acid sequence MCGCALEAGNAELLMGFMPTPDTKRLPSPAVISPSTPRLHEAFAFPSTHLHGHADPCHPPRLSPRVPLPPLPLSAPPVPPAACQPPPSPPPPRPTPQNPSISTTSHPKPKPSVQLPTMPPLARRLAAAGLLRLRPRGGRALHTGPPPDPGVLACRLASRAVVRFAGPEAARFLHSLLTNDLLSAFAAGGASSPQRYAPTPNAPRAGPAGPAYAALLTPQGRFLYDLFLYRPPPRSQMLDRTGSAPETGEKPAEEEGEPAEVLADVDAAEVDELVACFKRYRLRSKVEIDNVSENFACWQRFGRNLVHTEPSTQEPEAQSIGWGQGVDHAGESAAQGNGHGWQWLKDPRLDYLGYRGIFPADTIPPLVESDKEADERHYQLWRIENGIAEGSTEIPKGEAIPLEYNLAGLNAISFEKGCYIGQELIARTHHRGVIRKRLMPMKFVDEKGQELDQAVAPGSEVVNEASGKKIGTVNTALGSRGMGLLRLEEALKQGSSLRISDNKDVRVQAIKPDWWPSEWTQMVDQQSAVA